A window from Pseudomonas campi encodes these proteins:
- the rpmF gene encoding 50S ribosomal protein L32 → MAVQQNKKSRSARDMRRSHDALEASTLSVEKSTGEVHLRHHVSPEGVYRGRKVIDKGADE, encoded by the coding sequence ATGGCTGTTCAGCAGAACAAAAAATCCCGCTCTGCCCGCGACATGCGTCGTTCCCACGATGCTCTCGAGGCCAGCACTCTGTCCGTCGAGAAGAGCACCGGTGAAGTTCACCTGCGCCACCACGTATCTCCGGAAGGCGTATACCGTGGTCGCAAAGTGATCGACAAGGGCGCTGACGAGTAA
- a CDS encoding YceD family protein, whose translation MLNGPIPPHVDPRKLADRGVTLEGSMPLASFERLCDPLVDNAGMVHAKLAFVRGERRAVSIHSELKVEVKMICQRCLELVVLPIQSECDYAVVKEGADTQSLPQGYDALEVGEDPLDLLALVEDELLLALPIIPAHAHEDCQQPAGLEEPESSEDEVPRSNPFSVLAQLKRDPNV comes from the coding sequence ATGTTGAATGGACCGATTCCACCCCACGTTGATCCGCGCAAACTCGCTGATCGCGGCGTTACCCTCGAAGGGTCGATGCCGCTGGCAAGTTTCGAGCGTCTCTGCGACCCGCTGGTCGATAACGCCGGTATGGTGCACGCGAAGCTAGCCTTCGTGCGTGGTGAGCGACGTGCTGTGAGTATTCACAGTGAGCTCAAGGTTGAGGTCAAGATGATTTGCCAGCGTTGTCTGGAACTGGTCGTCCTGCCGATCCAAAGCGAGTGTGATTACGCGGTGGTGAAGGAAGGTGCGGATACCCAGTCGCTGCCTCAGGGCTATGACGCGCTTGAAGTGGGTGAGGATCCTCTGGATCTGCTGGCGTTGGTCGAAGATGAGCTGTTGCTCGCTCTGCCCATCATTCCGGCCCATGCTCATGAAGATTGCCAGCAGCCGGCCGGTCTCGAAGAGCCCGAGTCGAGCGAGGACGAGGTACCGCGGTCCAACCCGTTCAGTGTTTTGGCGCAGTTAAAGCGTGACCCAAACGTTTAG
- the plsX gene encoding phosphate acyltransferase PlsX gives MSAPLIAIDAMGGDFGPHCIVPASIACLVEFPSLHLVLVGQAPILEELIARHPAVDRARLHVEHASEVIGMDERPSQALRGKPDASMRVALELVRSGRAQACVSAGNTGALMALSRYVLKTLPGIDRPAMVSPVPTATGSCQLLDLGANVDCSAEHLYQFAVMGSVAAEALGVANPRVALLNVGTEEVKGNQQVKLAASLLQQAHGLNYTGFIEGDGLYRGEADVVVCDGFVGNILLKSSEGLAAMISARIENLFTANIAARLVGSMALPLLRRLQGDLTPARHNGASFLGLQGIVVKSHGAAGVEGFQSAIRRALIEVRENLPQRLHGRLEDLLL, from the coding sequence TTGTCCGCTCCGCTGATCGCGATTGATGCAATGGGTGGGGACTTCGGTCCCCACTGCATTGTTCCAGCCAGCATCGCCTGTCTGGTTGAGTTTCCCTCGTTACATCTGGTCCTCGTCGGCCAAGCCCCCATTCTTGAAGAACTGATCGCCCGGCATCCTGCTGTGGATCGCGCACGCCTGCACGTCGAACATGCCAGCGAAGTGATCGGCATGGACGAGCGTCCTTCCCAGGCGCTGCGTGGCAAGCCCGATGCTTCCATGCGTGTGGCGCTGGAACTGGTGCGCAGTGGGCGCGCGCAGGCCTGCGTCAGTGCCGGTAATACCGGGGCCTTGATGGCGCTGTCGCGCTACGTGCTGAAAACCCTGCCGGGCATTGATCGCCCGGCGATGGTCAGCCCGGTGCCGACCGCTACGGGCAGCTGTCAGTTGCTCGATCTGGGGGCGAACGTCGATTGCAGTGCCGAGCACCTCTACCAGTTTGCCGTAATGGGCTCGGTAGCGGCCGAAGCATTGGGCGTCGCCAATCCTCGAGTGGCGCTGCTGAACGTCGGTACCGAAGAGGTGAAGGGCAACCAGCAGGTCAAGCTGGCGGCGAGTCTGTTGCAGCAGGCTCATGGCTTGAATTACACCGGTTTTATCGAGGGTGACGGCCTCTATCGTGGTGAGGCGGATGTGGTGGTGTGCGACGGTTTCGTCGGCAACATCCTGCTCAAGTCCAGCGAAGGTCTGGCAGCCATGATCTCGGCGCGGATCGAGAACCTGTTTACCGCCAATATCGCTGCGCGACTGGTGGGCAGCATGGCCTTGCCGCTGCTGCGCCGCTTGCAGGGCGATTTGACGCCGGCGCGGCACAACGGTGCGAGCTTTCTCGGTCTGCAGGGGATTGTGGTGAAAAGCCATGGCGCTGCGGGGGTAGAGGGCTTCCAGAGTGCCATTCGTCGCGCCTTGATCGAAGTCCGCGAGAACCTGCCACAGCGCCTGCATGGGCGTCTCGAAGATCTGTTGCTCTAG
- the fabF gene encoding beta-ketoacyl-ACP synthase II produces MSRRRVVVTGMGMLSPLGVDVASSWQGILAGRSGIGLIEHMDLSAYSTRFGGSVRGFNVEEYLSAKESRKLDLFIQYGLAASFQAMRDSGLEVTDANRERIGVAMGSGIGGLTNIESNCKSLFEQGPRRISPFFVPGSIINMISGFLSIHLGLQGPNYAIATACTTGTHCIGMAARNIAYGEADVMVAGGAEMATSGLGMGGFGAARALSTRNDDPTKASRPWDKGRDGFVLSDGAGALVLEELEHAKARGATIHAELVGFGMSGDAYHMTSPPEDGAGAARCMKNALRDAGLNADQVQYINAHGTSTSAGDKAEAAAVKSVFGDNAYKLSVSSTKSMTGHLLGAAGAVEAIFSVLALRDQVAPPTINLDEPDEGCDLDFVAHQAKALPIDAVLSNSFGFGGTNGSLVFRRFAG; encoded by the coding sequence GTGTCGCGTAGACGCGTAGTGGTTACCGGTATGGGCATGCTGTCGCCTTTGGGCGTCGATGTAGCGAGCAGTTGGCAGGGAATTCTGGCCGGCCGCAGTGGCATCGGCCTGATCGAGCATATGGACCTGTCCGCTTACTCCACTCGTTTCGGCGGCTCGGTCAGGGGCTTCAATGTCGAGGAGTACCTGAGCGCCAAGGAGTCCCGCAAGCTTGACCTGTTCATCCAGTACGGCCTGGCAGCCAGCTTCCAGGCGATGCGTGATTCCGGTCTGGAAGTCACCGACGCCAATCGCGAACGCATCGGTGTGGCCATGGGCTCCGGTATCGGCGGCCTGACCAACATCGAGAGCAACTGCAAGTCGCTGTTCGAGCAGGGGCCGCGGCGCATTTCGCCGTTCTTCGTGCCTGGCTCGATCATCAACATGATTTCCGGCTTCCTGTCGATCCACCTGGGTCTGCAGGGGCCCAACTATGCCATTGCCACGGCGTGCACCACGGGCACCCACTGCATTGGCATGGCCGCACGCAATATCGCCTATGGCGAAGCTGATGTGATGGTCGCCGGTGGTGCCGAGATGGCCACCAGTGGCCTGGGCATGGGCGGTTTTGGTGCTGCACGCGCGCTGTCGACCCGCAATGACGATCCGACCAAGGCTAGCCGCCCGTGGGACAAGGGGCGCGATGGTTTCGTCCTGTCCGACGGCGCCGGCGCCCTGGTTCTGGAAGAGCTGGAGCACGCCAAGGCGCGCGGCGCGACCATCCATGCCGAGCTGGTCGGTTTCGGCATGAGTGGCGATGCCTACCACATGACCTCGCCGCCGGAAGATGGCGCCGGCGCGGCGCGCTGCATGAAGAATGCGCTGCGTGATGCCGGTTTGAATGCCGATCAGGTGCAGTACATCAACGCCCACGGCACCTCGACCTCGGCAGGCGACAAGGCCGAGGCGGCGGCGGTCAAGTCGGTATTTGGCGATAACGCCTACAAGCTGTCGGTCAGCTCGACCAAGTCGATGACCGGCCACCTGCTCGGCGCTGCCGGTGCGGTTGAGGCGATCTTCAGCGTGCTGGCCCTGCGTGATCAGGTGGCGCCGCCGACCATCAACCTGGATGAGCCGGACGAAGGTTGCGACCTGGACTTCGTCGCCCATCAGGCCAAGGCCCTGCCGATCGACGCGGTACTGTCCAACTCCTTCGGTTTTGGCGGCACCAACGGCTCGCTGGTGTTCCGCCGGTTCGCCGGCTGA
- a CDS encoding TatD family hydrolase, whose translation MLIDSHCHLDRLDLALHNGSLDAALDAARARGVAHFLCIGVSAANAAAVKGLAEQYADVDCSVGVHPLDLQPGAAPVLDWLLAELNHPHVVAIGETGLDYHYEPEAAELQQQSFRLHLDAARITGKPVIVHTREARADTLALLREAALPQAGVLHCFTEDWDMAKAALDLGFYISLSGIVTFRNADALREVARKVPADRLLVETDSPYLAPIPYRGKANLPQYVREVAEFLALVRGERFEDLAAQTTANFKRLFPLARVA comes from the coding sequence ATGCTGATCGACTCCCATTGCCACCTCGACCGCCTCGACCTGGCTCTCCATAACGGTTCCCTGGATGCCGCCCTCGACGCGGCGCGCGCTCGTGGCGTGGCGCATTTCCTCTGCATCGGTGTGAGTGCTGCCAACGCCGCGGCAGTCAAAGGCCTGGCCGAGCAGTACGCCGATGTCGATTGCTCGGTGGGGGTGCATCCGCTGGATCTGCAGCCGGGCGCCGCTCCGGTACTGGACTGGCTGCTGGCCGAGTTGAACCATCCGCATGTGGTGGCCATCGGCGAAACCGGCCTGGATTATCACTACGAACCGGAAGCGGCGGAGCTGCAGCAGCAGTCCTTCCGCCTGCACCTGGACGCCGCGCGAATCACCGGCAAACCAGTGATCGTGCATACCCGCGAGGCGCGTGCCGATACCCTGGCCCTGCTGCGCGAAGCCGCCTTGCCCCAGGCCGGCGTGCTGCACTGTTTCACCGAAGACTGGGACATGGCCAAGGCCGCGCTGGATCTAGGCTTCTATATTTCCCTGTCCGGCATCGTCACCTTCCGCAATGCCGACGCCCTGCGTGAAGTGGCGCGCAAGGTGCCGGCCGATCGCCTGCTGGTAGAAACCGACTCGCCTTACCTGGCGCCGATTCCCTACCGCGGCAAGGCCAACCTGCCGCAGTACGTGCGTGAGGTGGCGGAGTTCCTGGCGCTGGTGCGCGGCGAGCGTTTCGAGGATCTGGCCGCGCAGACCACGGCCAACTTCAAGCGTTTGTTTCCGCTGGCCCGCGTAGCCTGA
- a CDS encoding DNA polymerase III subunit delta' encodes MAEAYPWQQGLWQQLAGRQQHAHAYLLHGPAGIGKRALAERLMALLLCHKPVGLEACGQCKGCYLLAAGTHPDNYVLEPEEADKAIKVDQVRDLVSFVVQTAQLGGRKVVLLEPVEAMNINAANALLKSLEEPAGNTVLLLVSHQPSRLLPTVKSRCVQQACPLPDQASSLAWLAEALPECGEDERRELLTLAAGSPLAARRLHQQGVREQRALVVDGVKKLLKQQASASQLAEAWKAMPMIMLFDWFCDWSQAMLRYQLTRDETGLGLADMHKVVQYLADKTPQPKLLAMQDWLLQQRQKVLGKANLNSVLLLEALLVQWASLPGPG; translated from the coding sequence GTGGCTGAAGCCTACCCCTGGCAGCAGGGCCTGTGGCAGCAGCTGGCCGGTCGCCAGCAGCATGCCCATGCCTACCTGCTGCATGGTCCGGCCGGCATCGGCAAGCGTGCCCTGGCCGAGCGCCTGATGGCGCTGCTGCTGTGTCACAAGCCGGTGGGCCTGGAGGCCTGCGGGCAGTGCAAGGGCTGTTATCTGCTGGCCGCCGGGACTCACCCGGATAACTATGTGCTGGAGCCGGAAGAGGCGGACAAGGCGATCAAGGTCGACCAGGTCCGCGATCTGGTCAGCTTCGTGGTGCAGACCGCCCAGCTCGGCGGACGCAAGGTCGTCCTGCTGGAACCGGTAGAGGCGATGAACATCAATGCCGCCAACGCCCTGCTGAAGAGTTTGGAAGAGCCGGCCGGCAACACCGTGCTGCTGCTGGTCAGCCATCAGCCCAGCCGCCTGTTGCCGACCGTGAAGAGCCGCTGTGTGCAGCAGGCCTGCCCGCTGCCAGACCAGGCCAGCAGCCTGGCCTGGCTGGCCGAGGCACTGCCGGAGTGCGGCGAGGACGAGCGTCGCGAGCTGCTCACCCTGGCTGCCGGTTCGCCACTGGCCGCTCGCCGTCTGCATCAGCAGGGCGTGCGTGAACAGCGTGCCCTGGTGGTCGATGGAGTGAAGAAGCTGCTCAAGCAGCAGGCCAGTGCCAGTCAACTGGCCGAGGCATGGAAGGCCATGCCGATGATCATGCTGTTCGACTGGTTCTGCGACTGGAGCCAGGCCATGCTGCGCTACCAGCTGACCCGCGACGAAACGGGGCTGGGCCTGGCCGATATGCACAAGGTGGTGCAGTATCTGGCGGACAAGACCCCGCAGCCGAAGTTGCTGGCCATGCAGGATTGGCTGCTGCAACAGCGGCAGAAAGTGCTCGGCAAGGCCAACCTGAACAGTGTCTTGCTTCTCGAAGCATTGCTGGTGCAGTGGGCAAGCCTGCCTGGACCGGGCTAG
- the acpP gene encoding acyl carrier protein — protein sequence MSTIEERVKKIVAEQLGVKEDEVTNSASFVEDLGADSLDTVELVMALEEEFETEIPDEQAEKITTVQEAIDYINAHG from the coding sequence ATGAGCACCATCGAAGAACGCGTCAAGAAAATCGTCGCCGAGCAACTGGGCGTTAAAGAAGACGAAGTCACCAACAGTGCTTCCTTCGTCGAAGACCTGGGTGCCGACTCCCTTGACACCGTTGAGCTGGTGATGGCTCTGGAAGAGGAATTCGAGACTGAAATCCCGGACGAGCAAGCTGAGAAAATCACCACCGTTCAGGAAGCCATCGACTACATCAACGCCCACGGCTGA
- the pabC gene encoding aminodeoxychorismate lyase — protein MLSWVDGQPATQLSILDRGLAYGDGLFETIAVQRGQPRLLARHLARLQQGAQRLSLALDLQVVQAELLAFCAELGEGVAKLIVTRGEGLRGYAPPQPTRPCRVLLGNPAPVYPPVHAEQGVCLFPCVTRLAEQPLLAGLKHLNRLEQVLARAEWQDPAYAEGLMCDSSGRVIEGVYSNLFLCRDGQLLTADLSRCGVAGVMRAEVLAQAEALGIVVHIRDISRAELLAADEVFLCNSLYGIWPVRELQGHDWPVGPLTRKLQAIIRSLLDS, from the coding sequence ATGCTGAGCTGGGTCGACGGCCAGCCGGCCACGCAGCTTTCCATCCTTGATCGCGGCCTGGCCTATGGCGATGGTCTGTTCGAGACCATCGCCGTGCAGCGCGGCCAGCCGCGCTTGCTGGCGCGGCACCTGGCGCGCTTGCAGCAGGGCGCGCAACGCCTGTCCCTGGCGCTTGATCTGCAAGTCGTGCAGGCCGAGTTACTGGCCTTCTGTGCCGAGCTGGGCGAAGGCGTGGCCAAGTTGATCGTCACCCGTGGCGAAGGCTTGCGCGGTTATGCGCCGCCGCAACCAACCCGGCCCTGCCGTGTTCTGTTGGGTAATCCCGCGCCGGTCTATCCGCCTGTGCATGCCGAGCAGGGCGTGTGCCTGTTCCCCTGTGTCACCCGCCTGGCCGAGCAGCCGCTGCTGGCAGGTCTCAAGCACCTCAATCGCCTCGAGCAGGTTTTGGCCCGTGCCGAATGGCAGGACCCGGCCTATGCCGAGGGCTTGATGTGCGACAGCTCGGGGCGGGTGATCGAAGGTGTCTACAGCAACCTGTTCCTGTGCCGGGATGGTCAATTGCTGACGGCCGATCTATCGCGCTGCGGCGTGGCGGGGGTGATGCGTGCCGAGGTGCTGGCCCAGGCCGAAGCGCTCGGGATAGTCGTGCACATCCGCGATATCAGCCGCGCAGAACTGCTCGCCGCCGATGAGGTGTTTCTCTGCAACAGCCTCTACGGCATCTGGCCGGTGCGCGAATTGCAGGGCCACGACTGGCCGGTAGGCCCGCTCACCCGTAAACTGCAGGCCATTATCCGCAGTCTTCTGGATTCCTGA
- the fabD gene encoding ACP S-malonyltransferase: protein MSTSLAFVFPGQGSQSLGMLAEIGAQRSLIRDAFNEAADALGYDLWALTQQGPEERLNQTDKTQPAILAASIALWRLWQAEGGAQPAFVAGHSLGEYSALVAAGSIGFAEALKLVELRGQLMQQAVPAGQGGMAAILGLDDADVLAACAEAANGEVVSAVNFNAPGQVVIAGGAAAVERAIEACKARGAKRAMPLPVSVPSHCALMRPAAEKFAEAVAALNWQAPQIALVQNVTAAVPADLDSLKRDLLAQLYSPVRWVETIVLLAEQGVTDLVECGPGKVLAGLNKRCVKGINTHNLETPDAFAAVRAALV from the coding sequence ATGTCTACCTCCCTCGCATTTGTCTTTCCTGGCCAAGGCTCGCAGTCGCTCGGCATGCTGGCCGAGATTGGCGCACAGCGGTCGCTGATCCGCGATGCGTTCAACGAGGCAGCCGATGCCCTCGGTTATGACCTGTGGGCACTGACCCAGCAAGGGCCGGAAGAGCGACTCAACCAGACCGACAAGACCCAGCCGGCCATCCTGGCGGCTTCCATTGCCCTGTGGCGTCTGTGGCAGGCTGAAGGTGGCGCGCAGCCCGCTTTCGTCGCCGGGCATAGCCTGGGTGAGTATTCGGCGCTGGTGGCGGCTGGCAGCATCGGCTTTGCCGAGGCGCTCAAGCTGGTCGAGCTGCGTGGCCAGCTGATGCAGCAGGCCGTGCCGGCCGGGCAGGGCGGCATGGCGGCGATTCTCGGTCTGGACGATGCCGATGTGCTGGCGGCCTGCGCCGAAGCAGCCAATGGTGAAGTGGTCAGTGCGGTGAACTTCAACGCTCCCGGTCAGGTGGTGATTGCCGGTGGCGCGGCCGCTGTCGAGCGTGCCATCGAAGCTTGCAAGGCGCGTGGCGCCAAGCGTGCCATGCCGCTGCCGGTCAGCGTGCCGTCGCACTGTGCGCTGATGCGCCCGGCGGCAGAGAAATTCGCCGAGGCGGTCGCCGCCCTGAACTGGCAGGCGCCGCAGATTGCCCTGGTGCAGAACGTCACGGCGGCGGTGCCGGCCGATCTGGATAGCCTCAAGCGTGATCTGCTGGCGCAGCTCTACAGTCCGGTCCGCTGGGTGGAAACTATCGTGCTGCTGGCTGAGCAAGGCGTCACCGACCTGGTCGAGTGTGGCCCCGGCAAGGTCCTTGCAGGCTTGAACAAGCGTTGCGTCAAAGGCATCAATACTCACAATCTGGAAACCCCGGACGCTTTCGCAGCGGTTCGCGCGGCGCTGGTTTGA
- the tmk gene encoding dTMP kinase: MSGLFITLEGPEGAGKSTNREYLAERLREQGIEVLLTREPGGTPLAERIRELLLAPSAEQMAADTELLLVFAARAQHLAQVIVPALGRGTVVLCDRFTDATYAYQGGGRGLSTARIAQLESFVQGELRPDLTLVFDLPVEVGLSRAAARGRLDRFEQEGQNFFEAVRQTYLQRAAAAPARYRVLDAAQSLAGVQQSIDRLLPEILERCRG; the protein is encoded by the coding sequence GTGAGCGGTCTGTTCATCACCCTCGAAGGCCCGGAAGGGGCCGGCAAAAGCACCAACCGCGAGTACCTCGCCGAGCGCCTGCGCGAGCAGGGCATCGAGGTGCTGCTGACTCGCGAGCCGGGCGGTACACCGCTGGCCGAGCGTATCCGCGAGTTGCTGCTGGCGCCGAGCGCTGAGCAGATGGCCGCCGATACCGAGCTGCTGCTGGTATTTGCCGCCCGCGCTCAGCATCTGGCGCAGGTCATAGTGCCGGCACTGGGCCGTGGTACGGTGGTGCTCTGTGACCGTTTCACCGATGCCACCTATGCCTACCAGGGCGGCGGGCGTGGCCTGTCCACGGCGCGTATCGCCCAGCTGGAAAGTTTCGTGCAGGGCGAGCTGCGTCCCGACCTGACCCTGGTGTTCGACCTGCCGGTGGAAGTCGGCCTGTCTCGTGCGGCTGCCCGTGGTCGTCTGGATCGCTTCGAGCAGGAAGGCCAGAACTTCTTCGAAGCGGTGCGGCAGACCTATCTGCAGCGTGCTGCCGCCGCGCCGGCACGCTACCGCGTGCTGGACGCCGCGCAGTCGCTGGCTGGCGTGCAGCAGTCCATCGATCGACTGCTGCCGGAAATCCTGGAGCGTTGCCGTGGCTGA
- a CDS encoding Maf family protein — protein MLPLVLASSSAYRRELLTRLRHPFIWSSPDIDETPTPGESATALVRRLAEAKARALSGQYPHHLIIGSDQVAVLGEHIIGKPHDFARAKHQLLAASGNSVTFLTSLALLNSSTGHCQVDAVPFTVHFRSLDEAQITRYLQAEQPYDCAGSFKAEGLGVSLFRTTEGTDTTSLVGLPLIRLVSMLHNEGLSIP, from the coding sequence ATGCTACCCCTGGTACTCGCCTCAAGCTCAGCTTACCGCCGCGAATTATTGACCCGCCTGCGCCATCCTTTTATATGGAGCAGCCCAGACATCGACGAAACGCCGACACCCGGCGAAAGCGCCACAGCACTGGTACGCCGCCTCGCCGAAGCCAAGGCGCGCGCCCTGAGCGGGCAATACCCGCACCACCTGATCATCGGTTCGGATCAGGTCGCCGTACTGGGCGAGCACATCATCGGCAAGCCCCATGACTTTGCCCGCGCCAAGCATCAACTACTGGCAGCCAGCGGCAACAGCGTTACTTTCCTCACCAGCCTGGCCCTGCTCAACAGCAGCACGGGACACTGCCAGGTCGACGCCGTACCTTTCACCGTACATTTTCGCTCACTCGACGAAGCGCAGATCACCCGCTACCTGCAAGCCGAGCAACCCTACGACTGTGCCGGCAGCTTCAAGGCCGAAGGACTCGGCGTCAGCCTGTTTCGCACCACCGAAGGCACGGACACCACCAGCCTGGTCGGCCTGCCACTGATCCGCCTGGTCAGCATGCTGCACAACGAAGGCCTGAGCATTCCCTGA
- the fabG gene encoding 3-oxoacyl-ACP reductase FabG: MSLQGKVALVTGASRGIGQAIAFELGRQGAVVVGTATSAAGAERIGEAFKAEGIQGAGLVLDVGSDESVAAVLEQIQKDFGAVAILVNNAGITRDNLMLRMKDDEWFDVINTNLNSLFRLSKAVLRGMTKARWGRIISIGSVVGAMGNAGQVNYAAAKAGLEGFGRALAREVGSRAITVNSVAPGFIDTDMTRELPEAQREALLTQIPLGRLGQAEEIAKVVGFLASDGAAYVTGATVPVNGGMYMS, encoded by the coding sequence ATGAGTCTGCAAGGCAAGGTTGCATTGGTAACGGGCGCGAGCCGTGGCATCGGCCAGGCTATCGCTTTCGAGCTGGGTCGCCAGGGCGCCGTGGTCGTCGGTACCGCCACCTCCGCTGCGGGTGCCGAGCGTATTGGTGAAGCGTTCAAGGCCGAGGGTATTCAGGGCGCTGGCCTGGTTCTGGATGTCGGTAGCGATGAGTCGGTAGCCGCTGTTCTCGAGCAGATCCAGAAGGATTTCGGTGCCGTGGCCATTCTGGTCAACAATGCCGGCATCACCCGCGACAACCTGATGCTGCGGATGAAGGATGACGAATGGTTCGATGTCATCAACACCAACCTCAACAGCCTGTTCCGCCTGTCCAAGGCCGTGCTGCGCGGCATGACCAAGGCCCGCTGGGGGCGCATCATCAGCATCGGCTCGGTGGTCGGTGCCATGGGCAATGCCGGGCAGGTCAACTACGCTGCTGCCAAGGCTGGTCTGGAAGGTTTTGGTCGCGCCCTGGCGCGTGAGGTGGGTTCGCGTGCTATCACCGTCAACTCGGTGGCGCCGGGCTTTATCGATACCGATATGACTCGAGAGCTGCCGGAAGCCCAGCGCGAAGCGTTGTTGACCCAGATTCCCCTGGGCCGTCTGGGCCAGGCCGAGGAAATCGCCAAGGTGGTCGGTTTCCTCGCCTCCGACGGCGCAGCCTATGTCACTGGCGCCACTGTGCCGGTGAATGGCGGCATGTACATGAGCTGA
- a CDS encoding PilZ domain-containing protein — protein sequence MSLPPNLGPRNGILSLTIKDKSVLYAAYMPFIKNGGLFIPTAKSYKLGDEVFMLLNLMDEPEKIPVAGKVVWITPKGAQGNRAAGVGVQFNDGDNTARNKIETYLAGALKSDRPTHTM from the coding sequence ATGAGCTTGCCACCCAATCTTGGCCCGCGTAACGGAATCCTGTCCCTGACTATCAAGGACAAGTCCGTGCTCTACGCCGCCTATATGCCGTTCATCAAGAATGGCGGCTTGTTCATTCCCACTGCCAAGAGCTACAAGCTCGGTGATGAAGTGTTCATGTTGCTCAATCTGATGGACGAACCGGAGAAGATCCCGGTCGCCGGCAAGGTCGTCTGGATCACCCCGAAAGGTGCCCAGGGCAACCGCGCCGCTGGCGTTGGTGTGCAGTTCAACGATGGCGACAACACCGCGCGGAACAAGATCGAGACCTACCTGGCCGGTGCGCTGAAATCGGATCGTCCGACTCACACCATGTAA
- the mltG gene encoding endolytic transglycosylase MltG has product MIRKFLLLLAAGVLLLVLSLALAAWRMHSVLQQPLQLSEERLLIVEPGATPGGLLNQLEGEGVLDGAFWLRLYWRFNLTGQPLHSGEYRLLPAQTAQDLLGIWQRGEVVQYSLTLVEGWSFRQVRAALHKQVALKQTLAGLDDAALMTRLGQPGANPEGRFFPDTYRYVRGMSDFDLLKQAHARLTEVLEEEWQQRAEGLPYRKPYDALIMASMVEKETGVPAERGQIAGVFVRRLRMGMRLQTDPTVIFGLGERYNGNLTRAHLREPTPYNTYTIDGMPPTPIALVGREAIHAALHPVAGKSLYFVARGDGSHVFSDSLEQHNRAVSEYQLKRRADYRSSPAPQ; this is encoded by the coding sequence GTGATTCGCAAGTTTTTGCTGCTGCTCGCCGCAGGTGTGCTGCTGCTCGTGTTGTCTTTGGCACTGGCGGCCTGGCGTATGCATTCGGTGTTGCAGCAACCGCTGCAGCTAAGTGAGGAACGCCTGCTGATTGTTGAGCCCGGTGCTACGCCTGGCGGCCTGCTCAATCAGCTGGAGGGCGAAGGCGTGCTGGATGGCGCCTTCTGGTTGCGCCTGTACTGGCGCTTCAACCTGACCGGGCAGCCGCTGCACAGCGGCGAATACCGCCTGCTGCCAGCCCAGACTGCCCAGGACCTGCTCGGCATCTGGCAGCGTGGCGAGGTGGTGCAATACAGCCTGACCCTTGTCGAAGGCTGGAGCTTTCGCCAGGTACGCGCGGCCCTGCACAAGCAGGTTGCCCTGAAGCAGACCCTGGCCGGGCTCGACGATGCCGCCTTGATGACCAGGCTCGGTCAGCCGGGTGCCAACCCCGAGGGGCGCTTCTTCCCGGATACCTATCGCTATGTGCGCGGCATGAGCGACTTCGATCTGCTCAAGCAGGCCCATGCTCGCCTGACCGAGGTGCTGGAAGAGGAGTGGCAGCAGCGCGCCGAGGGTCTGCCCTATCGCAAGCCTTACGATGCGTTGATCATGGCTTCCATGGTGGAGAAGGAGACCGGTGTGCCGGCCGAGCGTGGCCAGATCGCCGGTGTGTTCGTCCGCCGTCTGCGTATGGGCATGCGCCTGCAGACCGATCCGACAGTGATCTTCGGCCTCGGCGAGCGTTATAACGGCAACCTCACGCGCGCCCATCTGCGTGAGCCGACGCCGTATAACACCTACACCATCGATGGCATGCCACCGACGCCGATTGCCCTGGTCGGCCGCGAGGCGATCCATGCTGCATTGCACCCGGTGGCGGGCAAGAGCCTGTATTTCGTCGCGCGCGGCGACGGCAGCCATGTATTCTCCGACTCCCTGGAGCAGCACAACCGCGCGGTGAGCGAGTATCAGCTCAAGCGTCGTGCCGACTACCGTTCCAGTCCAGCACCCCAATAA